A single Symbiobacterium thermophilum IAM 14863 DNA region contains:
- the rpmI gene encoding 50S ribosomal protein L35: MPKMKSHRGAAKRFKLTGSGLVKHYPSNKHHKNTHKKENRIRALKRNLVLSKSFQKNIREILPH, translated from the coding sequence ATGCCGAAGATGAAGTCCCATCGCGGCGCTGCCAAGCGGTTCAAGCTGACCGGCAGCGGCCTGGTGAAGCATTACCCCAGCAACAAGCACCACAAGAACACCCACAAGAAGGAGAACAGGATCCGCGCCCTGAAGCGCAACCTCGTCCTGTCCAAGTCCTTCCAGAAGAACATCCGGGAGATTCTGCCCCACTAA
- the sleB gene encoding spore cortex-lytic enzyme has translation MRRKTAVPLLLILSLIALSAWSLLPRGAEQAEAAARPTLRRGATGDAVREVQQRLRDWGYYEGQVDGRFGPLTEKAVRFFQSKNGLTVDGVVGPETWAALGYSGAQAASAGAQRPGVNIDLLARVVRAEAEAEPYEGKVAVAAVLLNRVADPRFPKTLEGVIYEPHAFESVSNGRIYNTPPTADDLRAARDAVNGWDPTYGAVFFWNPSKPVSSWVWTRQIITQIGNHVFAK, from the coding sequence GTGCGCAGGAAGACGGCAGTCCCCTTGCTCCTGATCCTTTCTCTGATCGCGTTGAGCGCGTGGAGCCTCCTGCCCCGCGGCGCGGAGCAGGCCGAGGCTGCCGCCCGGCCCACGCTGCGCCGGGGGGCGACGGGGGATGCGGTGCGGGAAGTGCAGCAACGGCTGAGAGACTGGGGCTACTACGAGGGCCAGGTGGACGGCAGGTTCGGCCCCCTCACGGAGAAGGCGGTGCGCTTCTTCCAGTCGAAGAACGGGCTCACGGTCGACGGTGTGGTGGGCCCCGAAACCTGGGCTGCGCTCGGGTATAGCGGCGCCCAGGCGGCGTCGGCGGGCGCGCAGCGCCCGGGCGTCAACATCGACCTGCTGGCGCGGGTGGTGCGGGCCGAGGCGGAGGCAGAGCCCTACGAGGGCAAGGTCGCGGTGGCGGCCGTACTCCTCAACCGGGTCGCCGACCCCCGCTTCCCGAAGACCCTGGAGGGGGTGATCTACGAGCCCCACGCCTTCGAGTCGGTCAGCAACGGGCGCATCTACAACACCCCGCCCACCGCCGACGACCTGCGCGCCGCCCGCGATGCCGTGAACGGCTGGGATCCCACCTACGGCGCCGTGTTCTTCTGGAACCCGAGCAAGCCGGTCTCCTCCTGGGTGTGGACGCGTCAGATCATCACCCAGATCGGCAACCACGTGTTCGCCAAGTGA
- a CDS encoding amidase domain-containing protein: MKRRYRPYLHAVVLTAILIGAQPRPAASQPVPAALAAVPPASQARLRAPGQRSPGQPSRPAEPRPSPSPDPGQPIRAAEPGQSPPAAEPGQSRRTREPGQPPRAPEPGQPSRAAEPGQSPAPAPSSESQPVDPPEPEKPDLTPRLREIYERRARRFLTDWEGPPLEEDFLLERKTAQWALLHEEGKYRYVKAWAEARGVRFVEARTRIWVKELKVTEDRARFYVAQTLQLGYQYPGEEAVNRFGVGSRHIVELHRTADGRWLIGLEWYSDPLGDETEAPAELPARRSSGNRGNSGLHAVTALAAQRYDRRGAVEYADTYCGLAAGCGNDHKYNPKFRNYMGEGGDCANFVSQALRYGGKLQMPLFTRADALIGHLRYAGKGDLAVRGDFGTVWRIAAGRPEGFRSFLKPGDVLGYEEKGKMTHVALITGFDSRGYPVANSHTADRYRVPFDLGWDRKTIYWFVAMRD, translated from the coding sequence ATGAAGCGGCGGTACCGCCCGTACCTGCACGCCGTCGTGCTGACGGCAATCCTGATCGGCGCCCAACCCCGGCCGGCGGCCAGCCAACCCGTGCCTGCTGCGCTTGCGGCGGTGCCGCCCGCGTCCCAGGCCCGGCTGCGGGCGCCGGGACAGCGGTCCCCGGGGCAGCCGTCCCGGCCAGCCGAGCCCCGGCCATCGCCATCGCCCGATCCCGGGCAGCCGATCCGGGCGGCCGAACCTGGGCAGTCTCCCCCCGCGGCCGAGCCCGGCCAGTCGCGCCGGACACGCGAGCCTGGGCAGCCGCCACGTGCGCCCGAGCCCGGCCAACCGTCCCGGGCAGCCGAGCCTGGGCAGTCGCCTGCCCCGGCTCCATCGTCGGAGTCCCAGCCGGTAGATCCGCCGGAGCCGGAGAAGCCGGACCTCACGCCTCGGCTGCGGGAGATCTACGAGCGGAGAGCCCGGCGGTTTCTGACGGACTGGGAGGGACCGCCGCTGGAGGAGGACTTCCTACTGGAGCGGAAGACCGCCCAGTGGGCCCTGCTGCACGAGGAGGGGAAGTACAGGTACGTCAAGGCGTGGGCAGAGGCGCGCGGGGTCCGCTTCGTCGAGGCACGGACCAGGATCTGGGTGAAGGAGCTCAAGGTGACGGAGGACCGCGCCCGGTTCTACGTCGCACAGACGTTGCAGTTGGGGTATCAGTACCCGGGGGAGGAGGCGGTGAACCGGTTCGGCGTGGGCAGCCGGCACATCGTCGAGCTGCACCGGACGGCCGACGGCCGCTGGCTGATCGGGCTGGAGTGGTACTCCGACCCGCTGGGCGACGAGACGGAGGCGCCGGCGGAACTGCCCGCTCGCCGCTCCTCCGGTAACCGGGGCAACTCCGGGCTGCACGCCGTCACCGCCCTGGCGGCGCAGCGGTACGACCGCCGTGGTGCGGTGGAATACGCCGACACCTACTGCGGCCTGGCCGCCGGCTGCGGCAACGACCACAAGTACAACCCGAAGTTCCGCAACTACATGGGCGAGGGCGGCGACTGCGCCAACTTCGTCTCCCAGGCGCTCCGCTACGGGGGCAAGCTGCAGATGCCGCTGTTCACGAGGGCGGACGCCCTCATCGGCCACCTGCGGTACGCGGGCAAGGGTGACCTGGCGGTCCGGGGCGACTTCGGCACCGTGTGGCGGATCGCCGCCGGCCGGCCAGAGGGGTTTCGCTCCTTCCTGAAGCCCGGCGACGTGCTGGGCTACGAGGAGAAGGGCAAGATGACCCATGTGGCCCTGATCACCGGCTTCGACAGCCGGGGCTACCCGGTGGCCAACTCCCACACCGCCGATCGGTACCGCGTGCCGTTTGACCTGGGGTGGGACCGAAAGACAATCTACTGGTTCGTGGCCATGCGTGACTGA
- the rplT gene encoding 50S ribosomal protein L20 codes for MARTKPGKTTRARHKKILKLAKGYYGARSKHFRPANETVMKALFYARRDRRQRKRNFRRLWIARINAAARMNGLTYSQFINGLNKAGVQLNRKVLADIAVNDAAGFSALVEKAKASL; via the coding sequence ATGGCGCGCACCAAGCCCGGGAAGACCACCCGTGCTCGTCATAAGAAGATCCTGAAGCTGGCCAAGGGTTACTACGGCGCCCGGAGCAAGCACTTCCGGCCCGCCAACGAGACCGTCATGAAGGCGCTGTTCTACGCCCGGCGCGACCGGCGGCAGCGGAAGCGCAACTTCCGCCGGCTCTGGATCGCCCGCATCAACGCCGCCGCCCGCATGAACGGTCTGACCTACAGCCAGTTCATCAATGGCCTCAACAAGGCCGGCGTCCAGCTCAACCGCAAGGTCCTGGCCGACATCGCGGTGAACGACGCCGCCGGTTTCTCCGCTCTGGTGGAGAAGGCCAAGGCCAGCCTCTAG
- the ypeB gene encoding germination protein YpeB: MRRSRPVGGALLGLLAAGVLAVWGAWTVHLYRQYQALAYELEAERQRNFAEMISHVEAMRGLMGKSLAAGSTRQNALYMGEVYRRASLAAANFMALPLPEELGAATGKFLNQIGDFAYSVVRHEAAGRTMDEAQRQELARLYQAATDLTATLRDTGQASVSEGFRFAKAGVGLSDLFTAWRERRAAGGADLTQDQAQKSLIPPGLNQVGPQMDQMPVLVYDGPFSDHLEQRTPAMGGPAITPEEARARALAFLPEGVTADALEVTERNGRVPVFAVRLPPGGGRPAVTVDLAREGGHLVSYINARPAGEPRLTLEDAREAGLAYLAAHGWSEMEPTYGEVADGFATVQFVHAPGGVRIYPDQVKVRVALDNGEVVGVDARSYVMSHRERGGLTPSVTREQARAAVNPELQVEEARLALIPTEAGDGEVLCWEFRGTLGEETYLVYVNAHTGLEERILQMLITDSGTLAL; this comes from the coding sequence ATGCGGCGAAGCAGGCCGGTCGGGGGCGCGCTCCTGGGCCTCCTGGCGGCCGGCGTGCTGGCTGTCTGGGGCGCCTGGACGGTCCACCTGTACCGGCAGTACCAGGCCCTGGCCTATGAGCTGGAGGCCGAGCGGCAGCGGAACTTCGCGGAGATGATCAGCCACGTCGAGGCCATGCGCGGGCTCATGGGCAAGAGCCTTGCGGCCGGGTCCACCCGTCAGAACGCCCTCTACATGGGGGAGGTCTACCGGCGGGCCAGCCTGGCGGCGGCCAACTTCATGGCCCTGCCGCTGCCCGAGGAGTTGGGGGCGGCCACGGGCAAGTTCCTGAACCAGATCGGCGACTTCGCCTACAGCGTGGTGCGCCACGAGGCGGCCGGACGGACCATGGACGAGGCCCAGCGCCAGGAGCTGGCCAGGCTGTACCAGGCGGCCACCGATCTCACCGCCACCCTGCGGGACACCGGCCAGGCGTCCGTGAGTGAGGGTTTCCGCTTCGCCAAGGCCGGCGTGGGCCTCTCGGACCTGTTCACGGCCTGGCGGGAGCGCAGGGCCGCGGGCGGGGCGGACCTCACCCAGGACCAGGCGCAGAAGAGCCTGATCCCGCCCGGGCTGAACCAGGTCGGCCCGCAGATGGACCAGATGCCGGTGCTGGTCTACGACGGCCCCTTCTCCGACCACCTGGAGCAGCGGACCCCGGCCATGGGCGGGCCCGCGATCACCCCGGAGGAGGCGAGGGCCCGGGCGTTGGCCTTCCTGCCCGAAGGCGTCACGGCCGACGCGCTGGAGGTGACCGAGCGGAACGGGCGCGTGCCGGTCTTCGCGGTGCGGCTCCCGCCCGGCGGCGGCCGGCCCGCAGTGACGGTGGACCTCGCCCGGGAAGGGGGCCACCTGGTCTCCTACATCAACGCCCGGCCGGCCGGCGAGCCCCGGCTCACCCTGGAGGACGCCCGGGAGGCCGGACTGGCGTACCTGGCGGCGCACGGCTGGTCCGAGATGGAGCCCACCTACGGCGAGGTGGCCGACGGCTTCGCCACCGTGCAGTTCGTGCATGCCCCCGGGGGCGTCCGGATCTACCCGGATCAGGTGAAGGTGCGCGTCGCCCTGGACAACGGCGAGGTGGTGGGGGTGGACGCCCGCAGCTACGTGATGTCCCACCGGGAGCGGGGCGGGCTGACGCCGTCGGTGACCCGGGAGCAGGCCCGGGCGGCGGTCAATCCCGAGTTGCAGGTGGAGGAGGCGCGTCTCGCCCTGATCCCCACGGAGGCCGGCGACGGCGAGGTGCTGTGCTGGGAGTTCCGGGGCACCCTGGGGGAGGAGACGTACCTGGTGTACGTGAACGCCCACACCGGCCTGGAGGAGCGCATCCTGCAGATGCTGATCACCGACAGCGGGACGCTTGCCCTGTGA
- a CDS encoding potassium channel family protein produces the protein MTRKTIVVVGLGRFGSTVALHLEKMGHEVLGIDANQDLVDHFAPELTHAVACDSTDEEALRALGLRNFDVGVVAIGSDVEASILTTVLLKEHGVPLVVAKARSELHGRTLAKVGADRVIYPEREMGARLAHSLMTGSEIDYIELSPDYTIMEMAAPPALAGRTLREANLRAQFGISVLALKSGEHINAAPLATDVIRPGDTLVLLGSKEGVKQLERTLQKG, from the coding sequence GTGACCCGGAAGACCATCGTCGTGGTGGGCCTCGGCCGGTTCGGCTCCACCGTGGCCCTGCACCTGGAGAAGATGGGCCACGAGGTGCTGGGCATCGACGCGAACCAGGACCTGGTCGACCACTTCGCGCCGGAGCTGACCCACGCCGTCGCCTGCGACTCCACCGACGAGGAGGCGCTGCGCGCCCTGGGGTTGCGCAACTTCGACGTCGGCGTCGTCGCCATCGGCAGCGACGTGGAGGCCTCCATCCTGACCACCGTGCTCCTGAAGGAGCATGGGGTGCCGCTGGTGGTGGCCAAGGCGCGCAGCGAGCTGCACGGGCGCACCCTGGCGAAGGTGGGGGCGGACCGGGTGATCTACCCCGAGCGGGAGATGGGCGCCCGGCTGGCCCACTCGCTGATGACCGGCAGCGAGATCGACTACATCGAGCTTTCGCCCGACTACACCATCATGGAGATGGCGGCGCCGCCGGCCCTGGCCGGCAGGACCCTGCGGGAGGCCAACCTGCGGGCGCAGTTCGGCATCTCGGTGCTCGCGCTGAAGTCCGGCGAGCACATCAACGCGGCGCCGCTGGCCACCGATGTCATCCGGCCCGGCGACACCTTGGTGCTGCTGGGCAGCAAAGAGGGCGTGAAGCAATTGGAAAGGACGCTGCAGAAGGGATGA
- the proC gene encoding pyrroline-5-carboxylate reductase: protein MLTGNVGFLGAGAIAEALIRGMLNAGVVQPEQVLVSNRSDRERLADLNRRYGVRTAGSKGYVVDVCQVVVLACKPKDVAGLLAEVGGRFRPGQIVLSLAAGIATSFIEERVADGVMVVRAMPNTSCQVGESATAVCLGRAATPEAMRLVTEMLASVGQVYTVPEEQMDAVTGLSGSGPAYVYYIVEAMIEAGEAVGLAPEVARALTLQTLKGAALTLATTGADPAVLREQVTSPGGTTAAGLQVLREAGFAQALISAIVRATERSRELGRMPAQAATEVGD, encoded by the coding sequence ATGCTTACGGGCAATGTGGGATTTCTGGGTGCGGGCGCGATCGCCGAGGCCCTGATCCGCGGCATGCTGAATGCCGGGGTCGTACAGCCTGAACAGGTTCTGGTGAGCAACCGCTCCGATCGGGAGCGCCTGGCCGACCTGAACCGGCGCTACGGCGTGCGCACGGCGGGGAGCAAGGGGTACGTGGTGGACGTCTGCCAGGTGGTGGTGCTGGCCTGCAAGCCCAAGGACGTGGCCGGTCTGCTGGCCGAGGTGGGTGGCCGGTTCCGCCCGGGGCAGATCGTGCTCTCCCTGGCTGCGGGGATCGCGACGTCGTTCATCGAGGAGCGGGTGGCCGACGGGGTGATGGTCGTACGGGCGATGCCCAACACCTCCTGCCAGGTGGGCGAGTCGGCCACGGCGGTCTGCCTCGGCCGCGCGGCTACGCCCGAGGCGATGCGGCTCGTCACCGAGATGCTGGCCAGCGTCGGGCAGGTGTATACCGTGCCCGAGGAACAGATGGACGCCGTGACCGGCCTTTCCGGCAGCGGGCCCGCGTACGTGTACTACATCGTCGAGGCAATGATCGAGGCCGGCGAGGCGGTGGGCCTCGCCCCCGAGGTGGCCCGGGCGCTGACCCTGCAGACGCTGAAGGGCGCGGCGCTGACGCTGGCCACCACCGGGGCCGACCCCGCCGTGCTGCGAGAGCAGGTGACCTCGCCCGGGGGCACCACCGCGGCGGGCCTGCAGGTGCTGCGGGAGGCCGGCTTCGCCCAGGCGCTCATCAGCGCGATCGTCCGGGCCACCGAGAGGTCCCGGGAGCTGGGCCGGATGCCGGCGCAGGCCGCCACGGAGGTCGGCGATTGA
- a CDS encoding winged helix-turn-helix domain-containing protein — protein MDLLRSRCVIAQAKITYGALQLAPTFRDGQVEITVNQIARLTRCDPSTARRALRSLVDAGWVEVRRSRRTGPFQLILSNPQLDAQKKAIAEINRRLEKAPYRGEALMREWLTLLIDLDNFEDDASPGFLVNPYTGEEMQIDRFYPPNAGFEFNGAQHYGPTALYPSEEQARRQLGRDLIKQAICLRRGIHLAVVHAEDLSLQGMLRRIPDCLPRRRLDGQELVIAHLESRSRDYQQRTPLPMPVPR, from the coding sequence GTGGATCTGCTACGAAGCCGGTGTGTCATCGCACAGGCCAAGATCACGTACGGTGCCCTTCAGTTGGCGCCCACGTTCCGCGACGGTCAAGTGGAGATCACGGTCAACCAGATCGCGAGACTGACACGCTGCGATCCGAGCACCGCGCGGCGGGCGCTGCGCAGCCTGGTCGATGCGGGCTGGGTTGAGGTCCGCCGGTCCAGGCGGACGGGGCCGTTTCAGCTCATTCTCTCCAATCCCCAGCTCGACGCCCAGAAGAAGGCCATCGCCGAGATCAACCGCCGGTTGGAAAAGGCGCCGTACCGGGGTGAGGCCCTGATGCGCGAGTGGCTCACCCTGCTGATCGATCTGGACAACTTCGAGGACGACGCTTCGCCCGGGTTCCTCGTGAACCCCTACACCGGCGAAGAGATGCAGATTGACCGCTTCTACCCGCCCAACGCGGGGTTCGAGTTCAACGGTGCGCAGCACTACGGGCCGACGGCGCTGTACCCCAGCGAAGAGCAGGCGCGCAGACAGTTGGGACGCGACCTCATCAAACAGGCGATCTGCCTGCGGCGGGGGATTCACCTGGCCGTCGTTCACGCCGAAGACCTCTCCCTCCAGGGCATGCTGCGACGGATACCCGACTGCCTGCCCCGCCGCCGTCTGGACGGTCAGGAGCTCGTCATCGCCCACCTGGAGTCCCGAAGCCGGGACTACCAGCAGAGAACCCCCCTGCCCATGCCTGTGCCGAGATAA
- a CDS encoding potassium channel family protein, whose translation MAKRYAVIGLGRFGASLAQELTGAGQHVLAVDVDADRVDELAAVLPRVVRADGTDPAVLRALRIHEFDTVVVAIGDNVESSVLTVLNCRDLGVPYLVAQAQDEAHGRILKRLGVDRVVYPQRDMGIRVASNIATGGIIDYVRLSDEYGLAELAPPRSVLGKSLRDLDLPHRFGLNVMAIKRGQRVIVSPRAEERIAEGDIMVVIGSAAGITRLQGE comes from the coding sequence ATGGCGAAGCGATATGCTGTCATTGGGCTGGGGCGGTTCGGCGCCAGTCTGGCGCAGGAGCTGACGGGCGCGGGCCAGCACGTGCTGGCCGTGGACGTCGATGCCGACCGGGTGGACGAGCTGGCCGCGGTCCTGCCCCGGGTGGTGCGGGCCGACGGCACCGATCCGGCGGTGCTCAGGGCCCTGCGCATCCACGAGTTCGACACCGTGGTGGTCGCGATCGGCGACAACGTGGAGTCCAGCGTCCTCACCGTGCTCAACTGCCGGGACCTGGGCGTGCCGTACCTGGTGGCCCAGGCGCAGGACGAGGCCCACGGCCGGATCCTGAAGCGGCTCGGGGTCGACCGGGTGGTGTATCCGCAGCGCGACATGGGCATCCGGGTCGCCAGCAACATCGCCACCGGCGGCATCATCGACTACGTCCGTCTCTCCGACGAGTACGGGCTGGCCGAGCTTGCGCCGCCCCGGTCGGTGCTGGGCAAGAGCCTGCGGGACCTGGACCTGCCCCACCGCTTCGGCCTGAACGTGATGGCCATCAAGCGCGGGCAGCGGGTCATCGTCTCCCCGCGGGCCGAGGAGCGCATCGCGGAGGGCGACATCATGGTGGTCATCGGCAGCGCAGCCGGCATCACCCGGCTCCAGGGCGAGTAG
- the infC gene encoding translation initiation factor IF-3, which translates to MNEMVRAREVRLIDENGEQLGVFSSREAFRIAQERGLDLVEVAPNAKPPVCKLMDYGRYKYEQAKREREARKKQKVITIKEVKMRPNIDDHDFAVRQRQAESFLRDGDKVKATIMFRGREVVHAQLGKEVLDRLLETVKDICVVERPPRLEGRNMIMILAPKANLEPKAAQQGQEK; encoded by the coding sequence GTGAACGAGATGGTCAGGGCCCGCGAGGTTCGGCTCATCGATGAGAACGGTGAGCAGCTGGGCGTGTTCTCCTCGCGGGAGGCGTTCCGCATCGCGCAGGAGCGCGGCCTCGACCTGGTCGAGGTGGCGCCCAACGCGAAGCCGCCGGTCTGTAAGCTGATGGACTACGGTCGGTACAAGTACGAGCAGGCGAAGCGGGAGCGCGAGGCGCGCAAGAAGCAGAAGGTCATCACCATCAAAGAGGTCAAGATGCGGCCCAACATTGATGATCATGACTTCGCGGTTCGCCAGCGCCAGGCCGAGTCGTTCCTGCGGGACGGCGACAAGGTGAAGGCCACGATCATGTTCCGTGGCCGCGAGGTCGTGCACGCGCAGCTGGGCAAGGAGGTCCTGGACCGGCTGCTGGAGACCGTCAAGGACATCTGCGTGGTCGAGCGGCCGCCGCGCCTGGAAGGCCGGAACATGATCATGATCCTCGCGCCCAAGGCCAATCTCGAACCCAAAGCAGCCCAGCAGGGCCAGGAAAAATAA
- a CDS encoding TrkH family potassium uptake protein gives MALQHRRRGPTFTPPQALAAGFALLILIGTVLLALPVAHEPGHRLSLTDALFMATSAVCVTGLAVVDVSTTFSAFGEVVLLLLVQAGGLGIMSLSALMFLLTGRRIGLHERLMMQEALGSLSIAGVVRLTRTIIAGTLAVEAIGAALLSLRFLAYYPPAQALYFGIFHSITAFNNAGFDLTSRSLRPFQHDPAVLLVMAGLILMGGMGFVVLQDVWHHRRWERFSLQTKLVLAVTGVLVGAATLLVLALEWGNPATLGGLPVPEKLLNAFFTAVTFRTAGFESIPTAGMASAALLLAMVLMFIGGSPGGTGGGIRTTTFAVIALAVRATVRGTEDIQAMGRRLPRELLDRAIAIVAMSMAVIVAVGGLLLVTEGHLVTAPGNPFGAADVLFESTSAFTTMGLSTGVTPHLSMAGRLLLTVTMYVGRIGPLTAAVALAQRRRERVNIDYPEERVMIG, from the coding sequence ATGGCACTGCAGCACCGGAGGAGGGGGCCGACGTTTACGCCGCCGCAGGCCCTGGCGGCGGGGTTTGCGCTGCTGATCCTCATCGGCACCGTCCTGCTGGCCCTGCCCGTCGCCCACGAGCCCGGCCACCGGTTGTCCTTGACGGATGCGTTGTTCATGGCCACGTCGGCCGTCTGCGTCACCGGCCTGGCCGTGGTGGACGTGTCCACCACCTTCAGCGCCTTCGGCGAGGTCGTGCTCCTGCTGCTGGTCCAGGCGGGCGGCCTGGGCATCATGAGTCTGTCGGCGCTGATGTTCCTGCTCACGGGCCGGCGCATCGGCCTGCACGAGCGGCTGATGATGCAGGAGGCGCTGGGCTCCCTCTCCATCGCCGGGGTGGTGCGGCTCACCCGCACCATCATCGCCGGCACCCTGGCCGTCGAGGCGATCGGGGCTGCGCTGCTCTCCCTGCGCTTCCTCGCCTACTATCCCCCGGCGCAGGCGCTCTACTTCGGCATCTTCCACTCCATCACGGCGTTCAACAACGCGGGTTTCGACCTCACCTCCCGGTCCCTGCGCCCGTTCCAGCACGACCCGGCTGTCCTGCTGGTGATGGCGGGCCTGATCCTGATGGGCGGCATGGGCTTCGTGGTGCTGCAGGACGTGTGGCACCACAGGCGGTGGGAGCGGTTCAGCCTGCAGACCAAGCTGGTGCTGGCCGTCACGGGCGTGCTCGTGGGCGCAGCCACGCTGCTGGTGCTGGCGCTGGAGTGGGGCAACCCGGCCACGCTGGGCGGGCTGCCGGTGCCGGAGAAGCTGCTCAATGCCTTCTTCACTGCGGTCACGTTCCGCACCGCGGGCTTTGAGTCGATTCCCACGGCCGGCATGGCCTCCGCGGCGCTGCTCCTGGCCATGGTGCTCATGTTCATCGGCGGCTCCCCCGGCGGCACCGGCGGCGGCATCCGCACCACCACCTTCGCGGTCATCGCCCTGGCGGTGCGGGCCACGGTGCGGGGCACCGAGGACATTCAGGCGATGGGCCGGCGGCTGCCCCGGGAGCTGCTGGACCGGGCGATCGCCATCGTGGCGATGTCCATGGCCGTGATCGTCGCGGTGGGCGGGCTTCTCCTCGTGACCGAGGGGCACCTCGTCACCGCGCCCGGAAACCCGTTCGGCGCGGCCGACGTCTTATTCGAGAGCACATCTGCCTTCACCACCATGGGGCTGTCCACCGGCGTCACCCCGCACCTGAGCATGGCCGGCCGGCTCCTGCTGACGGTGACCATGTACGTCGGCCGCATCGGGCCGCTCACCGCTGCGGTGGCCCTGGCCCAGCGGCGGCGGGAGCGGGTGAACATCGACTATCCGGAAGAGCGGGTGATGATCGGGTGA